TTGGTGCGGGCGTTCCATTTCTCAAGAAGGCCGAGATACATCGCGAGGGCCTGCGCCTGTGCTTCGTCCAGGGTCCGGCCCAAGTCCTGCGCGGCCTGGGCCACCTGCCGGGGATCGGGATTGCCATGCTCCATGCGCCGGGGTATGGCCCAAGAATTGACGCCCGTCAAAGGATGCTCTACCAACGCGGCGGACCGACACCGCCTGCAAGGAGCTTGCACCGTGACAACCACCCCCTGCGCTACAGCAGTTCTCTTCCCCGGACAGGGTTCCCAGGAAAAAGGCATGGGCCGCGACCTGGCCGAAGCCGACGCCGACAGCATGGAGCTGTGGAAGACCGCCGAGAAGGTCTCCGGCCTGAAGCTGCGCGACATATATTGGGACGGCGACGACGCCTCCATGGCCGACACCCGCAACCTCCAGCCCGCCATGACCGTGACCACCCTGAACCTCTGGCGCACGGTGGCCAGGAAGATTTCCCCCATGGGCATGGCCGGGCACAGCCTGGGCGAATACGCCGCCCTGGCCGCCGCAGGTGCGCTGCCCGCACCCCAGGTGCTGGAGCTGGTCAGCCTGCGCGGCAGGCTCATGGCCGAGGCCGGGGGCTCCGACGGGGCCATGGCCGCCATTCTCAAGGTCTCCCTGGCAGACGTGGAGTCCATCGTGGCCCGCGCCGCCGAAGCCACGGGCGGCACCCTGCTGGTGGCCAACTACAACACCCCCGGACAGTACGTGATTTCCGGCCGCAAGGACGCCGTGGACCAGGCCGCCGGGCTCTGCAAGGAAGTGAAGGGCCGGGCCATCCCCCTGGCGGTGAGCGGCGCGTTCCACTCCCCCATGATGGCCGAAGCCGCCGCCGAACTGGCCAAGGTGCTGGAGAAGGCCGACTGGCGCGCCCCCTCCGTGCCGGTGTACTGCAACGTCTCGGGCGCGGCTGAGGCCGATCCCATGGCGCTGAGGGGCCTGCTTTCCCGCCAGATGACCTCCTCCGTGCGCTGGATCGACACCGTCGGCGCGCTCTACGCCGGCGGCGCGCGCCACTTCGTGGAGCTTGGCCCCAAGGGCGTGCTGACCAAGATGGTCAAGCCCAACCTGGAGGGCAAGGACGACTTCACCGCCGTCTCCGTGGCCAGCCTGGAGGCCGCGCAGGCCTACCAGCCCTGCTGAGCAGGCCAGGCCGAAGATGACCGCAACCCCGCGCGCGGCCGGAGCCAACGCTCCCGCCGCGCGCACAACGTGAGCGCCCCAACGGGCATACAACGAGACACCGAGCACCATGCGCGCAATCACCCATCTCAAGTCGCTTCTGGAATCCATTCTCTCCGAAATGGGCGCACCCTGGCCCGAGAAGGCCACCATCGAGCCCCCCAAGGACAAGAAGTTCGGCGACATGGCCTGCAACGTGGCCATGCTCACGGCGGGGAAGCTTAACAAGAAGCCCCGCGACCTGGCCGAGGAGCTGCGCGCGGCCCTGCTGGCGGCCGACCCCTCGCTCTCCAAGGTGGAGGTGGCCGGGCCGGGCTTCCTCAACGTCACCTTCGCGCCCGCCTTCTGGCAGAGCACGGTGGCGCAGATTCTCGAAGAAGCCGACGCTTACGGCAAGCAGGATACGGGCAAGGGCCGCAAGGTGCAGGTGGAGTACGTGTCCGCCAACCCCACCGGCCCGCTGCACATCGGGCACGGGCGCGGCGCGGCCGTGGGCGACAGCCTGGCCAGGCTGCTTCGGGCCACCGGGCACGAAGTCTCCACCGAATATTACATCAACGACGCGGGCCGCCAGATGCGCCTTTTGGGCATGTCCATCTGGGTGCGCCTGCTGGAAGTGCTGGAGAAGCCTGTCACCTACCCCGAGGACTGGTACAAGGGCGACTACATCATCGACCTGGCCCGCGAGGTCATCGCCCTGCACGGGGCCGCCATCGCGGACATGGACCCCGAGAAGGCCCAGGACATCTGCTACGAGTACGGCATGAAGTCCATCCTGGACGGCATCAAGAAGGATCTGGCCGAGTTCCGCGTGGAGCACCAGGTCTGGTTCTCGGAGAAGTCCCTGGTGGCCGGGGGCGAGGTGGAATCCACCTTGGCCGAGCTGCACGAGAAGGGCCTGGCCTACGACCAGGAGGGCGCGCTCTGGATGGCCACCTCCCGCTTCGGGGACGACAAGGACCGCGTGCTGCGCAAGTCCACCGGGGAGCTGACCTATTTCGCCTCCGACATCGCCTACCACGCCAACAAGTACCGCCGGGGCTTCGACACCGTGGTGGACATCTGGGGCGCCGACCACCACGGCTACGTACCGCGCATGAAGGCCGCCGTGCAGGCCGTGGGCCGCGACCCCGAGGACCTCAAGGTCATCCTGGTGCAGCTGGTGAACCTGCTGCGCGGAGGCGAGCAGATCGCCATGTCCACGCGCGCGGGCCAGTTCGAGACCCTGGCCGACGTCTGCGCCGAGACGGGCGTTGACGCGGCGCGCTTCATGTTCCTCTCCCGCAAGTCCGACAGCCACCTGGACTTCGACCTGGAGCTGGTCAAGCAGCGCACCATGGACAACCCCGTCTATTACGTGCAGTACGCCCACGCCCGCATCTGCTCACTGTTCGCCAAGGCCGAAGAGCGCGGCGTGGCCATGCCCCAGCCCTCCCCGGAGCTGCTGGCCCGCCTGGACACCCCCGAAGACCTTGACCTGCTGCGCATGCTGGAGCAGTATCCCGACACCCTGGCCAGCGCCGCCCAGACCATGAGCCCCCACGTGGTGAGCTTTTACCTGCGCGAGCTGGCCGGCCTGCTGCACAGATACTATACGGCCCACCCGGTGCTGGCCGCTCCCGACCAGGAGCTCATGGCCGCGAGGATGCTCATCCTGGCGGCGGTGGCCCAGGTCGTGCGCAACGGCCTTGATCTGCTGGGTGTGGCCGCCCCGGAAAAAATGTAGACGGAGCATTGCATGAAGGTCGTGGACCGCATGAAGTCCCAGAAGACCCAGGACGAGGGCCCCCGCAAATTCGTCAAGGAATTCACGGTGTCGAGCCTGGTGTCCTACGGCGTGGTCGCCGTGTTGGGCATCATCTGGGTGTTCATCCTGGGCGTGCTGGTGGGGCGCGGCTACAAGCCGGAGAACGCCGTGCCGCAGGTGGCCCAGATCATGCCCTCGGCCCAGCCCCAGACCCAGCAGCCCGAGAACAAGGAGCCGCCGCAGGTGCTCAAGCCCGAGGAGCTGGCCTTCATGGACAGCCTTCAGGGCAAGAAGCCGCCCGAAACCGTCACGGTGGACTCC
The Fundidesulfovibrio soli DNA segment above includes these coding regions:
- the argS gene encoding arginine--tRNA ligase; its protein translation is MRAITHLKSLLESILSEMGAPWPEKATIEPPKDKKFGDMACNVAMLTAGKLNKKPRDLAEELRAALLAADPSLSKVEVAGPGFLNVTFAPAFWQSTVAQILEEADAYGKQDTGKGRKVQVEYVSANPTGPLHIGHGRGAAVGDSLARLLRATGHEVSTEYYINDAGRQMRLLGMSIWVRLLEVLEKPVTYPEDWYKGDYIIDLAREVIALHGAAIADMDPEKAQDICYEYGMKSILDGIKKDLAEFRVEHQVWFSEKSLVAGGEVESTLAELHEKGLAYDQEGALWMATSRFGDDKDRVLRKSTGELTYFASDIAYHANKYRRGFDTVVDIWGADHHGYVPRMKAAVQAVGRDPEDLKVILVQLVNLLRGGEQIAMSTRAGQFETLADVCAETGVDAARFMFLSRKSDSHLDFDLELVKQRTMDNPVYYVQYAHARICSLFAKAEERGVAMPQPSPELLARLDTPEDLDLLRMLEQYPDTLASAAQTMSPHVVSFYLRELAGLLHRYYTAHPVLAAPDQELMAARMLILAAVAQVVRNGLDLLGVAAPEKM
- a CDS encoding ACP S-malonyltransferase — encoded protein: MGRDLAEADADSMELWKTAEKVSGLKLRDIYWDGDDASMADTRNLQPAMTVTTLNLWRTVARKISPMGMAGHSLGEYAALAAAGALPAPQVLELVSLRGRLMAEAGGSDGAMAAILKVSLADVESIVARAAEATGGTLLVANYNTPGQYVISGRKDAVDQAAGLCKEVKGRAIPLAVSGAFHSPMMAEAAAELAKVLEKADWRAPSVPVYCNVSGAAEADPMALRGLLSRQMTSSVRWIDTVGALYAGGARHFVELGPKGVLTKMVKPNLEGKDDFTAVSVASLEAAQAYQPC